Proteins from one Deltaproteobacteria bacterium genomic window:
- the gyrA gene encoding DNA gyrase subunit A, with amino-acid sequence MAGSAEIIPINIEDEMKGAYLDYSMSVIVGRALPDVRDGLKPVHRRILYAMFREGLLSSKRYSKCAGVVGEVLKKYHPHGDSSVYDALVRMAQYWNMRHLLIDGQGNFGSVDGDPPAAYRYTEARLTKLAEEMLADIDKNTVAFGPNFDSATTEPHLLPSKVPNLLLNGSEGIAVGMATKIPPHNLAELCSAVVALIQNPELTQEEIYKIIPGPDFPTGAFIYGTEGIREYMQTGRGIITLRAKAAIEKIAKGDREAIIVTEIPYQVNKAKLIERIAELVREAKVEGISDLRDESDRDGMRIVVELKRGSIAAVVLNQLYKHTAMQSSFGVITLAIVQGQPKVLSLRQYLGIFIDHRKEIVTRRTLFELRKAEDRAHILEGLKIALDNIDEMIELIKKSKNPEEAKNELIKRFTLSVLQAQAILEMRLQRLTGLERDKIIAEYNEILALIKELKSILADERKVYKIIVDETEEIKRLYANARRTEIQSSTGEISIEDMIQEEDMVVTISHTGYIKRNPISLYRAQRRGGKGKTGMTTKEEDFVENLFIASTHTYLLVFSTYGKVYWLKVYDIPQAGRTTKGKAIVNVVNMAGNESVAAVLPVKEFVENKYVFLATRNGTVKKTDLMAYSNPRAGGIIALGIEEGDALIDAQLTDGSQDILMSTKGGMSIRYKEDEVRSMGRNAVGVRGMRLEEGDKVVAMQVLNPGASVLTVSEHGYGKRTTTDEYRIQGRGGVGIITMKVTDKTGPVVSAQQVLDTDEIMVISDGGKIIRLKVKDISIIGRNTQGVRLLNVDEKEKVTAVAKLAESEEEEVSVEGEEENPGSDPIVSE; translated from the coding sequence ATGGCCGGATCAGCCGAAATTATCCCCATTAATATTGAAGATGAAATGAAAGGGGCCTACCTCGATTATTCAATGAGCGTTATTGTAGGCCGCGCCTTGCCGGATGTTCGAGACGGCTTGAAACCGGTGCATCGGCGTATCCTCTACGCCATGTTCCGCGAGGGTTTGCTCTCCAGTAAACGCTATTCCAAATGTGCGGGTGTGGTTGGGGAAGTGCTCAAAAAATATCATCCTCATGGCGATAGCTCAGTTTATGATGCCTTGGTACGCATGGCCCAATATTGGAACATGCGTCATTTGCTCATCGACGGTCAGGGAAACTTTGGTTCGGTGGATGGAGATCCTCCCGCGGCCTATCGTTACACCGAAGCGCGACTCACCAAGCTTGCCGAGGAAATGTTGGCAGATATCGATAAAAACACGGTGGCCTTTGGACCCAACTTTGATTCGGCGACCACAGAACCGCATCTGCTTCCTTCCAAAGTTCCCAACCTGCTGCTCAACGGCTCCGAAGGCATCGCCGTAGGAATGGCCACCAAAATTCCTCCCCACAATCTGGCGGAGTTGTGTTCAGCCGTCGTGGCCCTCATCCAAAACCCCGAGCTGACGCAGGAAGAAATCTATAAAATTATTCCAGGGCCCGATTTTCCCACCGGTGCCTTCATCTACGGAACCGAAGGCATCCGGGAATACATGCAAACGGGCCGTGGCATTATTACCCTGCGTGCCAAGGCGGCCATTGAAAAAATTGCGAAGGGAGACCGTGAAGCGATCATCGTCACCGAAATCCCCTATCAGGTCAACAAGGCCAAGCTGATTGAAAGAATTGCCGAACTGGTCCGCGAGGCAAAAGTGGAGGGAATTTCCGACCTGCGCGATGAATCCGATCGGGATGGAATGCGCATTGTGGTAGAACTCAAAAGAGGCAGCATTGCGGCGGTCGTCCTCAATCAACTCTACAAGCACACCGCCATGCAATCGAGTTTTGGGGTGATTACGCTGGCCATTGTGCAAGGGCAACCTAAGGTGCTGAGTCTGCGTCAGTATCTGGGTATTTTTATCGATCATCGCAAAGAAATTGTGACGCGCCGCACCCTCTTCGAACTGCGTAAGGCCGAAGACCGGGCACATATTTTAGAAGGGCTAAAGATTGCACTGGATAATATCGACGAAATGATTGAGCTGATCAAAAAATCGAAAAATCCCGAAGAGGCCAAAAACGAATTGATCAAACGCTTTACGCTGTCCGTCCTACAAGCCCAAGCCATTCTGGAGATGCGCCTGCAGCGTTTAACTGGTCTGGAACGCGACAAGATTATTGCGGAGTACAATGAAATTCTGGCCCTCATCAAAGAATTGAAATCCATTCTGGCCGATGAACGCAAGGTCTACAAAATCATCGTCGACGAAACCGAAGAAATCAAAAGGCTCTATGCCAATGCTCGTCGCACTGAGATTCAGAGCAGCACGGGCGAAATTTCCATCGAAGACATGATTCAGGAAGAAGACATGGTGGTGACCATCAGTCACACCGGTTATATCAAGCGAAATCCCATCTCGCTCTACCGTGCGCAACGCCGCGGTGGAAAAGGAAAAACCGGGATGACGACCAAGGAAGAAGATTTTGTGGAAAATCTCTTCATTGCCTCCACGCATACCTATCTGTTGGTTTTTTCCACTTACGGAAAAGTCTATTGGCTAAAAGTGTACGATATCCCCCAGGCGGGTCGTACGACCAAAGGAAAGGCAATTGTGAATGTGGTAAACATGGCCGGCAACGAAAGTGTGGCCGCGGTTTTGCCGGTGAAGGAATTTGTCGAAAATAAATATGTGTTTTTAGCCACGCGAAATGGCACGGTAAAGAAGACCGATTTGATGGCCTATTCCAACCCTCGTGCGGGCGGGATCATCGCTTTGGGCATCGAAGAAGGGGACGCGCTCATCGATGCTCAACTCACCGATGGCAGCCAGGATATCTTGATGAGCACCAAGGGGGGCATGAGTATCCGCTATAAAGAAGACGAAGTCCGTTCTATGGGCCGCAACGCGGTGGGCGTTCGCGGAATGAGGTTGGAGGAAGGTGACAAAGTGGTAGCCATGCAGGTGCTTAATCCAGGCGCCAGCGTGCTCACCGTCTCGGAACACGGCTACGGCAAACGCACCACCACCGATGAATACCGCATTCAAGGCCGCGGCGGAGTAGGAATTATCACCATGAAAGTGACGGACAAAACCGGCCCCGTGGTGAGTGCGCAGCAGGTGTTGGATACCGACGAAATCATGGTGATTAGCGATGGCGGAAAAATCATTCGCTTGAAGGTAAAAGATATCTCCATCATCGGCAGAAACACCCAAGGCGTTCGCCTCCTCAATGTGGATGAAAAAGAAAAAGTAACCGCAGTAGCAAAACTGGCGGAGAGCGAAGAGGAAGAGGTAAGTGTGGAAGGGGAGGAAGAAAATCCTGGTTCTGATCCTATTGTTTCGGAGTAA
- a CDS encoding serine/threonine protein kinase, translating into MTQKFSKPFEKLLPSLLLDAVSVQGFEPTGIFYSLNSYENRVYEIRLEEGEPIVAKFYRPGRWSLEAIREEHLFMDALDELEIPVVAPYYLDKPLSSCKSLAERDGFYYALYPKFRGRENPDLSLQDREWLGRSLARLHRVGESFETKHRLTLTPQTYGYDSLEFILSQTFLPADLVHNIKHLLTQAIQLSETFFSSHTRNILLHGDCHLGNILWNKEGAFLLDFDDLVRAPAVQDLWMLFHGSEEEIFEQREAFFKGYEMFWDFDTRELRLSEALRTLRMIRYAAWIGQRYEEEIFQRAFPYYTERRYWEDFLLSLKEQISAMQETR; encoded by the coding sequence ATGACTCAAAAATTCTCCAAACCCTTCGAAAAGCTGCTCCCCTCCCTCCTCCTCGATGCTGTGAGCGTTCAGGGTTTTGAGCCTACCGGAATATTCTACTCGCTCAACAGTTACGAAAATCGTGTGTATGAAATTCGTTTGGAAGAAGGAGAGCCAATAGTGGCCAAATTTTACAGGCCCGGGCGCTGGAGCCTGGAGGCCATTCGCGAGGAACATCTTTTTATGGATGCCTTGGACGAACTCGAAATTCCTGTGGTGGCGCCTTATTATTTGGATAAACCCCTTTCAAGCTGTAAAAGTCTGGCAGAAAGGGATGGATTTTATTATGCGCTTTATCCCAAATTCAGGGGCCGCGAAAATCCGGATCTTTCCCTGCAAGACCGTGAATGGCTGGGACGCAGTCTGGCCAGGCTTCACAGGGTAGGTGAAAGTTTTGAGACGAAGCATCGCCTCACTTTAACGCCTCAGACCTATGGTTACGATTCTCTGGAATTTATTTTGAGCCAGACTTTTTTACCCGCAGATCTCGTCCACAACATCAAACATTTACTCACCCAGGCCATCCAACTCAGCGAAACTTTTTTTTCTTCACACACGAGAAATATTTTACTCCATGGCGATTGCCACCTGGGAAATATCCTGTGGAACAAGGAGGGCGCCTTCTTGCTGGATTTTGATGATCTGGTAAGGGCCCCCGCGGTGCAGGATTTGTGGATGCTCTTTCATGGCAGCGAAGAAGAAATTTTTGAACAACGAGAGGCCTTTTTTAAAGGCTATGAAATGTTCTGGGACTTCGATACCCGCGAACTACGACTGAGCGAGGCCTTGCGCACTTTAAGAATGATTCGTTACGCGGCCTGGATAGGCCAACGTTATGAAGAAGAAATTTTTCAGCGGGCGTTTCCTTATTATACCGAGAGAAGATATTGGGAAGATTTTCTGTTGAGTTTGAAGGAACAGATTTCGGCGATGCAGGAGACACGGTAA
- a CDS encoding HU family DNA-binding protein: MTKAELINQVAKETGLSKAASENAINSLTTVITKCLKKKDKITLTGFGTFQVSKRKARKGRNPQTGAEINIKAANVPRFKPGKTLKDSVK, encoded by the coding sequence ATGACCAAAGCCGAACTCATCAATCAGGTCGCCAAAGAAACTGGCCTCTCAAAGGCAGCTTCCGAAAATGCGATCAACTCACTCACCACCGTCATCACCAAATGTCTTAAGAAAAAAGACAAGATTACCTTAACGGGTTTTGGGACCTTCCAAGTGAGCAAGAGAAAAGCTCGCAAAGGCCGCAATCCTCAGACTGGCGCAGAAATCAACATTAAAGCCGCCAATGTTCCCCGATTCAAGCCAGGTAAAACCCTAAAAGATTCTGTGAAATAG
- a CDS encoding response regulator yields the protein MKILIVDDSKAMRMIVSRNIRQSGIEISELKEAGNGKEALAVMENWTPDLILSDWNMPEMSGIEFLQKMNEREIKIKFGFVTAEGTAEMKKLAFDTGALFLIAKPFTPEAFKQNLLALR from the coding sequence ATGAAAATCTTGATTGTCGACGATAGCAAGGCCATGAGAATGATTGTTAGCCGAAATATCCGACAATCAGGGATAGAGATTAGCGAACTGAAAGAGGCCGGAAATGGAAAAGAGGCCTTGGCTGTGATGGAAAACTGGACACCCGATTTGATTCTGTCCGATTGGAACATGCCCGAGATGTCTGGAATTGAATTTCTACAAAAAATGAATGAACGTGAGATTAAAATCAAATTTGGTTTTGTCACCGCGGAAGGCACAGCAGAGATGAAGAAACTGGCTTTTGATACCGGAGCACTTTTTCTGATTGCAAAACCGTTTACCCCCGAAGCCTTTAAACAAAATTTGTTGGCTCTAAGATAA
- a CDS encoding chemotaxis protein CheX, whose product MAYEEELGSIVTNICQTMLGWEVVVKTEASNGCQNDSSCLCGNISITGAWQGEFFLKMPLSLAQKATEAMFASAPGSATEDEVRDVLGELTNMVSGSFKSMLEGNCQLSLPSVLQGNVVIPRTEQICHLMFETQKETFEVTVLQGRR is encoded by the coding sequence ATGGCTTACGAAGAAGAATTAGGGAGTATAGTGACAAACATCTGCCAAACCATGCTAGGCTGGGAGGTGGTGGTTAAGACAGAGGCGTCCAATGGCTGCCAAAACGACTCCAGTTGTCTCTGTGGAAATATTTCGATCACGGGAGCCTGGCAGGGAGAATTTTTTCTTAAAATGCCACTGAGTCTGGCCCAAAAAGCGACTGAAGCAATGTTTGCTTCAGCGCCGGGTTCTGCTACAGAAGATGAAGTTCGAGATGTCTTGGGGGAGCTGACGAATATGGTGAGTGGCAGTTTTAAATCGATGCTAGAGGGAAATTGCCAGCTTTCACTTCCTTCAGTCCTTCAGGGGAATGTGGTTATTCCAAGGACGGAGCAGATCTGTCACCTGATGTTTGAAACCCAGAAAGAGACCTTTGAAGTGACTGTGTTGCAGGGCCGCAGATAA
- a CDS encoding protein-glutamate O-methyltransferase CheR translates to MPLSKDEFDLVRKVVRDRSAIVLEEGKEYLVEARLNPVAREFKLPNLSTLIQKLKGVGEYLVIQKVVEAMTTNETFFFRDIYPFDSLKKNILPDLLSRRSPSGPLNIWCAASSTGQEPYTIAMLIAENFPQLKNDGRLKIIASDINETVLNKAREGIYTQLEVNRGLPASLLVKYFQKKTLNWQLKDDLRKMVEYRNINLCQPLPQLPPLDLVFIRNVLIYFDVETKKKVLAGIKTMLKPDAYLYLGGAETTFGIDEDFERIRFDQAVCYQLKRKK, encoded by the coding sequence ATGCCCTTAAGCAAAGACGAATTTGATTTGGTGAGAAAGGTGGTGAGGGATCGCTCCGCAATCGTTTTGGAGGAGGGCAAGGAATATCTGGTGGAGGCTCGTCTTAATCCTGTGGCCAGGGAATTCAAACTTCCCAATTTATCTACGCTGATTCAAAAATTGAAAGGTGTCGGTGAGTATTTGGTGATCCAAAAAGTAGTGGAGGCCATGACCACCAATGAGACCTTTTTCTTTCGAGATATTTATCCCTTTGATTCACTAAAAAAAAATATTTTGCCCGATCTGTTGTCGAGAAGAAGTCCTTCGGGGCCTTTAAATATTTGGTGTGCAGCCTCTTCTACAGGCCAGGAGCCCTACACCATTGCGATGCTGATTGCAGAAAATTTTCCTCAACTCAAAAATGATGGAAGACTGAAAATAATAGCGAGCGACATTAATGAAACTGTTTTGAACAAGGCCCGAGAAGGAATTTATACCCAGCTTGAAGTCAACCGGGGTTTACCCGCGTCTCTGTTGGTTAAATATTTTCAAAAAAAAACACTGAACTGGCAGCTGAAAGATGACCTCCGGAAGATGGTTGAATACAGAAATATCAATCTTTGCCAACCCCTTCCCCAGTTGCCTCCATTGGATCTTGTGTTTATCCGAAATGTGCTGATTTATTTTGATGTGGAAACCAAAAAAAAAGTTTTGGCTGGAATTAAAACGATGCTCAAACCGGATGCTTATTTGTATCTTGGAGGTGCGGAAACCACCTTTGGGATTGATGAAGATTTTGAAAGAATTCGTTTTGATCAGGCAGTTTGTTATCAATTGAAAAGAAAGAAATAG